The following proteins come from a genomic window of Pasteuria penetrans:
- a CDS encoding STAS domain-containing protein produces the protein MTLQLQVVPVQRVLVVRLCGELDHHTGRRVREAVDAALDSGQVVDVVFNLAGLSFMDSSGLGVLLGRYRRIAGHGGRLVFCSVSSSILRLMEMVGLCKLATLYDDEQSAVASCGVAS, from the coding sequence GTGACCCTGCAATTGCAGGTGGTACCGGTACAGCGTGTTTTGGTAGTTCGTTTGTGTGGTGAATTGGATCATCACACGGGGAGACGCGTTCGTGAGGCCGTGGACGCTGCCCTTGATAGCGGACAGGTTGTTGATGTGGTGTTCAATTTGGCAGGGCTTTCGTTTATGGATAGTTCGGGTTTGGGTGTCCTACTGGGTCGTTATCGTCGCATTGCGGGGCATGGGGGTCGTCTTGTCTTTTGTTCGGTTTCGTCCTCGATTCTACGGTTGATGGAAATGGTAGGTTTATGTAAATTAGCTACACTGTACGATGATGAACAGAGTGCTGTGGCTTCGTGTGGGGTGGCATCATGA
- a CDS encoding stage V sporulation protein AB, with protein MGSGFVALLSALQLFPRLLQLANVLQKSVFLEWALIAGVLSFTLVDLFDLHIGIHIVLLSIVGVGMGSFIGMLAGALTEVINVFPVFARRLRLQSYVTFIFSAVVVGKVTGSLCQMWWFPGVFYPSE; from the coding sequence GTGGGCAGTGGTTTTGTAGCCCTGTTGTCGGCCCTGCAACTCTTCCCGAGATTACTACAATTGGCTAATGTACTCCAAAAGTCTGTTTTTTTGGAATGGGCCCTTATAGCTGGGGTGTTATCATTTACCCTTGTGGATTTATTTGATCTTCATATTGGTATTCACATTGTCCTTCTATCTATAGTAGGTGTGGGAATGGGTTCGTTTATCGGGATGCTAGCGGGTGCCTTGACGGAGGTAATCAATGTATTTCCGGTATTTGCAAGACGCCTTCGCTTACAGTCCTATGTTACCTTTATTTTTTCAGCAGTTGTGGTTGGGAAGGTTACGGGCTCGCTTTGTCAAATGTGGTGGTTTCCCGGTGTGTTTTATCCTTCAGAATAG
- a CDS encoding stage V sporulation protein AA: MANKQKIYLCFRKRVQAPPDAVLMVRDVCLFSTGVGNEEIGSLPLGRVADQVTHSVVEAVDVIKQIHARFPDREVEFLGTSQVLVEGETSATRAPRYLVLAVTWIVVFLGSGLAIMYFHADVGMQEVHQRIHELLTGEITNHPLWLQIPYALGIGLGMFAFFNRSWRKRRDREPSPLEIESFQYQQLLDQYAMNRPHTHKLSKTAADSLYNSP; this comes from the coding sequence ATGGCCAATAAGCAAAAAATTTACCTTTGTTTTCGTAAACGTGTTCAAGCCCCACCCGATGCGGTTTTAATGGTGCGGGATGTATGTCTATTTTCGACTGGTGTGGGGAACGAGGAGATCGGATCATTGCCATTGGGAAGAGTAGCGGATCAGGTGACCCATAGCGTGGTAGAGGCTGTGGATGTTATCAAGCAAATCCATGCACGCTTTCCAGATAGGGAGGTGGAATTTCTTGGTACGTCACAGGTCCTGGTCGAGGGGGAAACGTCGGCTACCAGGGCACCTCGTTATCTCGTGTTGGCGGTGACCTGGATTGTGGTATTTCTCGGTTCGGGATTGGCGATTATGTATTTTCATGCCGATGTTGGTATGCAGGAGGTTCATCAACGTATCCATGAGCTCCTGACGGGGGAGATTACGAATCATCCTCTCTGGTTACAAATTCCCTACGCGTTAGGTATTGGGCTGGGGATGTTTGCCTTCTTCAATCGCAGTTGGAGAAAACGAAGGGATCGCGAACCTAGTCCCCTTGAAATCGAATCTTTCCAGTACCAACAATTGTTAGATCAATATGCCATGAATCGCCCCCATACCCATAAGCTCAGCAAGACTGCTGCTGATTCATTGTATAATTCCCCATGA
- a CDS encoding SpoVA/SpoVAEb family sporulation membrane protein, translating into MVVSRCVLSFRIDQNRMESMMTKEGNHMMWLYAAIIGGGICAIGQILMDVFKFTPAYTLSIFVVGGAVLSGLGFYQPLLDFSGAGAAVPITNFGNVLVQGALQGAASDGFIGIFSGVMRTASVGLSAAIFWGFLTTCLFRAKE; encoded by the coding sequence GTGGTGGTTTCCCGGTGTGTTTTATCCTTCAGAATAGACCAGAATAGAATGGAAAGTATGATGACGAAAGAGGGGAATCATATGATGTGGTTGTATGCTGCCATCATAGGAGGGGGTATTTGTGCAATAGGACAGATTTTAATGGATGTTTTTAAATTTACACCAGCATATACACTCAGTATCTTTGTAGTCGGTGGCGCGGTTCTTTCTGGTTTGGGTTTTTACCAACCTTTGCTCGATTTTTCGGGTGCTGGTGCGGCTGTTCCGATTACCAATTTTGGTAATGTGCTAGTTCAAGGGGCTTTGCAGGGTGCTGCTTCTGATGGATTCATAGGCATTTTTTCTGGGGTTATGAGGACTGCGAGCGTGGGTCTATCGGCTGCAATTTTTTGGGGGTTTCTGACAACCTGCCTCTTTCGTGCCAAAGAGTAG
- the sigF gene encoding RNA polymerase sporulation sigma factor SigF, with translation MHADVRNRRHDHLTDAEVRKLIAESQQGNPESRDRLVSHNIRLVWSVVQRFLNRGYDSDDIFQIGCIGLLKAVDKFNLAYDVKFSTYAVPMILGEIQRFLRDDGIVKVSRSLKETAHRVRNARDELAKELDRVPTLQEIAKAMNVEPEEIVFAQEASRAPSSIYETVYDSDGDPIIVMDQIADKTGAFWFDKLALQEAIDRCLTERERLIVYLRYFKDQTQLEVARRLGVSQVQVSRLEKKILLRIREELELQVDG, from the coding sequence ATGCATGCGGATGTGCGCAACCGTCGCCATGATCATCTCACGGACGCGGAGGTGCGAAAGCTCATTGCAGAAAGCCAGCAGGGAAATCCGGAGTCACGTGACCGGCTGGTAAGTCACAATATTCGCTTGGTGTGGTCAGTGGTGCAACGTTTTCTCAACCGTGGATACGATTCGGATGATATTTTCCAAATTGGTTGCATTGGTCTTCTCAAGGCTGTGGATAAATTCAATCTTGCTTATGATGTTAAGTTCTCTACGTATGCGGTACCTATGATTTTGGGGGAGATTCAGCGCTTTTTGCGTGATGACGGCATCGTCAAGGTGAGCAGATCGCTGAAGGAAACGGCCCATCGTGTACGTAACGCCCGCGACGAGCTCGCCAAGGAACTGGATCGGGTTCCTACCCTTCAGGAAATTGCCAAGGCTATGAATGTGGAGCCGGAGGAAATCGTATTTGCGCAAGAGGCAAGTCGGGCCCCTTCCTCCATTTACGAGACTGTGTATGACAGTGACGGGGATCCGATCATCGTTATGGATCAAATTGCGGATAAAACGGGTGCTTTTTGGTTTGATAAACTGGCCCTGCAGGAGGCGATTGACCGTTGTTTGACGGAGCGGGAGCGATTGATTGTTTATCTGCGGTATTTTAAAGATCAAACGCAATTGGAGGTGGCTCGGAGATTGGGGGTTTCCCAAGTGCAGGTTTCGAGATTGGAGAAAAAAATTCTGTTGCGTATTCGGGAGGAGCTGGAACTACAGGTGGATGGATGA
- a CDS encoding peroxiredoxin family protein — protein sequence MTERQKMDTDASGQHPSPRRKWIQMIIMAGVLLLVVGACLWNNRGRSGVRAAVPTCGGTVGIRKGQCAPDFSLPVLQKGQSGRKVSLSEFLDKPTVLYFFRTNCAECVDHMPVMEQIQNRYQDRINFLYMDLSNREPNGVEGVQEFLSKSHPATGQPMSIHPVLLGDRNQSIIYDIALMVPALCLIDTNGHIVDASTQVGNEVDIENRLQGLIAVSSTSSGEAR from the coding sequence ATGACAGAGAGGCAAAAAATGGATACGGATGCTTCCGGACAACACCCCTCTCCTAGGAGAAAATGGATTCAGATGATCATCATGGCAGGGGTTCTTCTCCTTGTTGTGGGAGCTTGTCTGTGGAATAACCGGGGAAGGAGTGGGGTCAGGGCTGCTGTGCCCACCTGTGGGGGGACGGTAGGGATACGGAAAGGGCAATGTGCCCCCGATTTTTCCCTACCGGTTTTGCAGAAGGGTCAATCTGGAAGGAAGGTCAGTCTGTCGGAGTTCCTAGATAAACCAACCGTCCTCTATTTCTTCAGAACCAATTGTGCGGAGTGTGTGGATCATATGCCTGTGATGGAACAAATACAAAATCGGTATCAGGACAGGATCAATTTTCTGTATATGGATCTCTCGAATCGGGAACCGAACGGCGTCGAGGGGGTACAGGAATTTCTCAGTAAATCACATCCGGCAACGGGACAACCTATGTCCATTCATCCTGTTCTTTTAGGGGATAGGAACCAGTCTATCATCTACGATATAGCGTTGATGGTTCCTGCCCTATGCCTTATTGATACCAATGGACATATTGTGGATGCAAGCACGCAAGTGGGGAATGAGGTCGACATAGAAAATCGTTTGCAGGGTCTGATTGCGGTTTCTTCAACGTCATCTGGGGAAGCTAGATGA
- the spoIIAB gene encoding anti-sigma F factor, translating to MKRNRMEMEFTSCSENEAFARIAVAAFVAQLDPTLEELTDIKTVVSEAVTNAVIHAYGECSEGMMVRVSVEIEDTQVAITVTDRGVGIVDVEQARQPLYTSRPEWERAGMGFSIMEHFMDQVRVRSTPGQGTVVHMIKKLQASRNVAVVN from the coding sequence ATGAAACGTAATCGTATGGAAATGGAATTTACGAGTTGTTCAGAGAACGAGGCATTTGCAAGGATTGCCGTGGCTGCTTTTGTAGCTCAGCTCGACCCCACGCTGGAGGAATTGACAGATATAAAGACTGTGGTTTCCGAGGCGGTTACCAATGCGGTGATTCATGCCTATGGTGAGTGTTCTGAGGGTATGATGGTTCGTGTTTCTGTGGAGATAGAGGATACCCAGGTAGCTATTACGGTTACAGACCGGGGCGTGGGAATTGTAGATGTGGAGCAGGCCAGGCAACCTTTGTATACTTCTAGGCCAGAATGGGAGCGCGCGGGGATGGGGTTTTCCATTATGGAACATTTCATGGATCAGGTGAGGGTTCGTTCTACGCCCGGTCAAGGTACCGTAGTACATATGATAAAAAAGTTGCAGGCGAGTAGGAATGTAGCCGTTGTGAATTGA